Genomic DNA from Streptomyces diastaticus subsp. diastaticus:
TTGTCGCCGGCGATGAGCGCGGGCAGGGTGACGCTCTTGCCGTTGGGCGTGGTCACCTTCTTGTCTGTCCAGGTGGTCAGCCATTCGGCTTCCAGCATGCGCTGGGTGAGGCTGGCGTAGTTGAGGTGGTAGGACACTGCGAGGAAGGGGAGGGCGTCGGGGCCGGCTTCCTCGTAGCGGAGGGTGAGGGCGGTGGGGGGGGGCAGTACGTACTGGGGGCCCCGGCTCTCTGCCCAGTCGCGGATGACGGAGAACCGGCGGGGGTTGATGAACAGGGCGGTGCAGGAGTCGCCGCCGAGTTCGCCGTGCATGCCGAGCATGCGGGCCTGTGCGTGGAAGATGGTGCGGCCGCTCGCGTCGGCCTTCCAGAGTTCCTGCCGGTAGACGAGGTCGGGATTGAGCGACTTGAGCAGTTCGTCACCGGCCTGTCGCCGGGCCGGGTCGTTCTTGCCGTTGTTCTCGAAATTCCAGCTGATCACGGTCAAGTGGTCGGTGCTCACTTGTGGGTCGTCCCTTCGATCGGGTTGCTGAGGTCTTGGACACGGACGCATTGGTCAGGGGAGCGGGCGAGGCTGGTTCTCGGCTGCTGAGGCAGGCATGAGGTCTCGAAGTGAGTTGACTGCGCGGCCTAGGAGTGCCAGGCGCCACAGCTGTGAGGTGAGGTCTTCGGGCCAGTCGGTCAGGGCGGCGACGGCGGTTCGTCTGCCCGCGAGGGCGGCTGGGTGCTTCTGGGGGTTGCCGGCGGCCACCAGGGGGATGAGGTGGCTGGCTGCGGAGACGAGGATGCCGCGGGTGCCGTGCACGGTGTCTGGAGAGGGATAGACGCGCTGGCGCCACCACCTGAACGCGTGTGCGGCCGCATGCCTCGCTTCCTCGTGGCCGACCGTCCCGGCACCGTGGTGTCGCAGCGCCTCGGTGATGGCGCCCCAACTCAGCAGGGCGGTGCGAGGGGGCCGTGCCACTTCGGGGCGTCTGCCGGGGACGGCGGTCAGGGTGCCGGCGTCGATGAGCGTCTGGATGGCGCCTCTGGTGTCGTAGCCGTCGCTGGCCAGCATGTGCCTGAGCTCCTGCCGGGGAGGTATGGGTTCCCCGGGCAGGAGGGCCCCGCCGTCGCAGAGCTTGACGATGTAGTCGGCGATCTCGGTGGCGCGGCAGGGCACGGTGTCGGATGCCTGGATCTGCGCGCGGCCGGTTGTCAGCGTCACGATGCCTTCGGCTGCGAGGTCGGCGAAGGCGTGGGCCACCTGGTCACGCGTCACTCGGTCGCCAGGCTTGGAGAGGTCTTCGGCGACGAGACCGCGGGACACGATGATGCCTGGTGGGTAGGTGCGGTCGCTGATCCGCGCCTTGATGTGGTCGGTGACCGTCTGCACGGCGGCGCTGCCGCGTTCGGCCTCAGTGGGCGCGCGTAAGCCAGGAGGCTCCTCTTCTTTCGAGAGGTCGTTGGGGGTTCTCCAGGGCTTCCACGGGTCGCTCACGGAGGCGGTGAGGCGGTGGGCCAGGCGGTGTGACCAGTCGGGGTGGGCGGTGCCGAGAGCGGTCTGGGCGAGGCGGAGGTGCTGGATGTCGGTGGTGCCGGCCGGTGCGGTGAGGCTGAGGCTGTCGCGCAGGTGCCGCTCGATGCCGGCGTCGGTGTGAAGGCCCTCGGCGCCGAGCATGTCGATGGCCTCTCGGGCCGAGTCGATGGCGGACTCGGTGCCGACGGCCTTGGCGGTCATGGCCGCCGCGTCGCCCGGCCGGCCGTGGTCGAGCAGGTGGGCGGCCTGGTAGGCCAGCGTTTCGCTGGTCAGCAGGCGTGCCTGCATGCGGCCGAGAGCGAGCTGGACGGTCGGCAGGGCCGACAGCGGTTTGCCGTAGCGCTGCTGGGCCGTCACGTAGCGGCAGGTGGCGTCGAGGACGGCGCGATGGACCCCGAGGGCCACGCCGGTGAGTTGCAGGCGGCCGTAGAGGACGCTGCTGCTGTAGGCGACGGCCAGCCCGTCGCCCACCTCGCCCACGCGGTGTGAGACGGGCACGCGGCAGTCCTCGAAGATCAGCTCGCCGAAGCTGAAGCCGCGCAGGCCGATGGAGGTCCTGAGGTCGCCGAGCCGCAGCCCGGGGGTTCCGGCGTCGACGAGGAGGGCCAGGAGCCCGTCGGAGCCCCGGCCCGTACGGGCGACGACCCCGTGCACGTCCCCGATGTGGCTGTTGCCCACGAAGACCTTGCGGCCGTTGAGGACGTACTCGTCGCCGTCCCGGACAGCGGTCGCCTGCATGCCCAGGACGTGTCCGCCGGAGCCGGGCTCGGTGACCGCGATGGTCGGCAGGCAGTCGCCGGCAGCGATCCTCGGGAGCCACCGGGTCTTCTGCTCCTGGGACCCGAAGTGGAGCAGTTTCGCAGTACCGAGCTGGCTCGCCTGGACGGCGGCCGCGACGGCTCCGCTGACCCGGGCGATCTCCTCGATGATGAGCAGCTTGGCGACCTGCCCGGCGCCCATCCCGCCGTACGAGGCCGGGATGGTGACGCCGATCCAGCCGCGCCGTGCGGCGTCCCGGACGAGGTCGGTCTCGATCTCCTGGGACGTCTCCAGCGCGGCCACCCTCGGGGCGACGTGGGCCTGGGCCCAGGTGCGCACGGCGTCGCGCAGGGCGTGGTGGTGGTCCGTGAGTACGGTCTCGATCACGGCCGCAGCTCCTTTCGACGTCAACGGGTGGCGGGACGGGGCGATATGAGCTGCTGAGCGGCGTCTCGGTACTGCTTGATCAGTGCGAGGGAGTCGTTGCCGGAGGCACTGGGCAGGGGTGCCGGCCGACGAAGCAGACCGTGCCGAACGTGGTGCCCTGCTCATCGAGCAGCGGGGCGCCGGCGTAGGTGCGGATGCCGATCTCGTTGACGACCGGGTTGCCGGTGAAGCGCGGGTGTCTGTAGACGTCGGGCAGGACCAGGGCCTTGGACCGGGTCCGGACCTCGGGGCAGTAGCCGTACGCGGAGTCCATGTGCCGGCCGACCTGTGGCAGGCCGCTGTCAGGGCCGGGGGCGGCCAGGCCCAGGAAGTGCTGGGCGTGATCACCGAAAAGATTGACCATGGCCCACGGCACGCCCGCGGCGTGCGCCAGATCCTGGGCGAGCTGGTCGAGGTTGCGCTGGACGTCGCCGGTGATGCCGAGACGTCCTCGCAGGACGGCCGCTTCGTGGTCGATCGGTGCGGGGTGTAGGCGGTTGGTCATGCGTGGGACTCCAGGGCTGCGCGGCGGGAGTTGAGGCTGTGCTCCACGACCGTGATCAGGAGCTGGACAGCG
This window encodes:
- a CDS encoding GAF domain-containing protein; the encoded protein is MTNRLHPAPIDHEAAVLRGRLGITGDVQRNLDQLAQDLAHAAGVPWAMVNLFGDHAQHFLGLAAPGPDSGLPQVGRHMDSAYGYCPEVRTRSKALVLPDVYRHPRFTGNPVVNEIGIRTYAGAPLLDEQGTTFGTVCFVGRHPCPVPPATTPSH